The uncultured Desulfuromonas sp. genome has a segment encoding these proteins:
- a CDS encoding DUF1566 domain-containing protein, which yields MIASVFSLTVTPSADEGLEWEVQEKGFWEFHSHDQRFWHKDADKYCRQLTKGGHYDWRLPTLEELKGLLQLSVRHRRSRAGVERAIYWTATPYGEEGRRFWAVSFLSEQAAPMEEHNYNSVVCVRGGTR from the coding sequence TTGATTGCCAGTGTTTTTTCGTTGACCGTTACCCCTTCTGCTGACGAAGGCTTGGAGTGGGAAGTTCAAGAAAAGGGGTTCTGGGAGTTCCATAGCCACGATCAACGTTTCTGGCATAAAGATGCCGATAAATACTGTCGCCAATTGACCAAGGGGGGACATTACGACTGGCGTCTGCCGACGTTAGAGGAACTCAAGGGATTGTTGCAATTGTCAGTGCGACACCGTCGTAGTCGGGCTGGCGTGGAGCGGGCAATTTACTGGACCGCTACGCCTTATGGCGAAGAGGGCCGTCGCTTCTGGGCGGTTTCCTTTCTCAGTGAGCAGGCCGCTCCTATGGAAGAGCACAATTACAATTCCGTTGTTTGTGTTCGTGGTGGTACACGATAG
- the selA gene encoding L-seryl-tRNA(Sec) selenium transferase — MKNHVTLLKQLPAIDRLLQHPALAHSTAPHCLIVEAAQETVDQCRRAILDAKEEQTIRVDLDTLAGQAATCLARKLRASLSRVVNATGTLLHTNLGRAPLSDEALENIDLVARGYSNLELNLTTGKRGHRYSHIDELLCRLTGAEAAAVVNNNAGAVLLSLTALAKGKEAIVSRGELVEIGGAFRVPDVMEAGGVQLCEIGTTNKTHLKDYRQAINENTGLLLKVHTSNYRIVGFTESVSAAQMVDLGKEHKIPVMEDLGSGMLFDLSEFGLPREPTVREAVDAGIDLLTFSGDKLLGGPQAGLIVGKKWAIDKIRHHPLARALRIDKLTLAALETTLSHYLDRQQAIDKVPVLRMLNMKAEHLKTRSENFIAQLSERLADNVRVELIEEPSCVGGGALPTTELAGWAVALTFTDTSVDQCATILRQAEIPVIARIQEDRLILNLRTVLPAQEALLLDALTAACGPKN, encoded by the coding sequence ATGAAAAATCATGTCACCCTGCTCAAGCAACTCCCGGCCATCGACCGCCTCCTGCAACATCCGGCGCTGGCCCACAGCACGGCCCCGCACTGCCTCATTGTCGAAGCCGCCCAGGAAACCGTGGATCAATGTCGCCGAGCTATTCTCGACGCCAAAGAGGAGCAAACAATCCGCGTCGACTTGGATACCCTTGCCGGCCAGGCCGCGACCTGCCTTGCCCGCAAACTGCGTGCGTCATTAAGCCGGGTGGTCAATGCCACCGGCACGTTGCTGCACACCAATCTCGGCCGGGCCCCCCTGAGTGACGAAGCGTTGGAGAATATCGATCTGGTCGCACGCGGCTACTCCAACCTCGAGCTAAACCTGACCACGGGCAAACGGGGCCATCGTTACAGCCATATTGATGAGCTGCTGTGCCGTTTGACCGGCGCCGAGGCCGCTGCCGTGGTCAACAACAATGCCGGTGCTGTGCTGCTGTCGCTCACCGCACTGGCCAAAGGCAAGGAAGCCATCGTCTCCCGTGGCGAACTGGTGGAGATCGGTGGAGCGTTCCGCGTTCCCGACGTCATGGAGGCGGGCGGCGTCCAATTATGTGAAATTGGCACGACCAACAAAACCCACCTCAAAGACTACCGTCAGGCCATTAACGAAAATACCGGCCTGCTGCTCAAGGTGCATACCAGCAACTACCGCATTGTCGGTTTCACCGAATCGGTCAGTGCCGCTCAGATGGTTGATCTCGGCAAGGAGCATAAAATTCCGGTCATGGAAGATCTCGGCAGCGGGATGTTATTTGACCTCAGTGAATTTGGTCTGCCCCGTGAGCCCACCGTGCGCGAAGCGGTGGATGCCGGAATCGACCTGCTGACGTTCAGCGGCGACAAACTGCTCGGCGGCCCGCAGGCCGGCCTGATTGTCGGCAAAAAATGGGCCATCGACAAAATTCGCCACCATCCACTGGCCCGTGCCCTGCGCATCGACAAACTGACCCTGGCGGCCCTGGAAACGACGCTCAGCCACTATCTCGACCGCCAGCAGGCCATCGACAAGGTTCCGGTATTGCGTATGCTCAACATGAAGGCTGAGCACCTCAAAACACGCAGCGAAAACTTTATCGCCCAACTGTCCGAACGCCTTGCCGACAACGTCCGTGTCGAACTGATTGAGGAACCGTCCTGTGTGGGTGGTGGCGCTCTGCCGACCACCGAACTGGCGGGCTGGGCCGTGGCCCTGACCTTTACCGACACCTCCGTCGACCAGTGCGCGACGATCTTGCGTCAGGCCGAGATTCCGGTCATTGCCCGCATTCAGGAGGACCGGCTGATTCTCAACCTGCGCACCGTACTGCCCGCTCAGGAGGCGTTGCTGCTCGACGCGTTAACCGCCGCCTGTGGCCCAAAGAACTGA